From the genome of Amycolatopsis sp. NBC_01488, one region includes:
- a CDS encoding helix-turn-helix transcriptional regulator, producing the protein MDQVRVAAWASDPIALTGLTNHLKTRPELLVVPRARRGEAAVLVFAVGQVDREAIAALRAAAAESPAAIVLVAGNVDPAHLSLLADCHVSAVLPRTALDRLTDSVLAAARGRTAPLRDQVEALARAGSAAALTPREVDVLRLMAEGWDTAEIAGKLCYSERTVKNVIYAMTNRLNLRNRPHAVAYAVRAGVI; encoded by the coding sequence ATGGACCAGGTGCGAGTGGCGGCGTGGGCGTCGGACCCGATCGCGCTCACGGGGCTGACCAACCACCTGAAGACCCGGCCGGAGCTGCTCGTCGTCCCGCGCGCCCGGCGCGGCGAGGCGGCGGTGCTCGTGTTCGCCGTCGGGCAGGTCGACCGTGAGGCGATCGCCGCGCTGCGGGCCGCCGCCGCCGAGTCGCCCGCCGCGATCGTGCTGGTCGCCGGGAACGTCGACCCCGCGCACCTGAGCCTGCTCGCCGACTGCCACGTCTCCGCCGTGCTGCCGCGGACCGCGCTCGACCGCCTCACCGACAGCGTGCTGGCTGCCGCGCGCGGGCGCACCGCGCCGCTGCGCGACCAGGTCGAGGCCCTGGCCCGCGCGGGCAGCGCCGCCGCGCTGACGCCGCGCGAGGTGGATGTGCTTCGCCTGATGGCCGAAGGCTGGGACACTGCGGAGATCGCGGGCAAGCTCTGCTACTCGGAGCGGACTGTGAAGAACGTCATCTACGCCATGACCAACCGGCTCAACCTGCGCAACCGGCCGCACGCGGTCGCCTACGCCGTGCGGGCCGGTGTGATCTGA